From the genome of Trichosurus vulpecula isolate mTriVul1 chromosome 6, mTriVul1.pri, whole genome shotgun sequence:
CATTAAATCAGTTGTTCCAAATTAATTATCATTTATCATCCTTCTTGTTatattcaaaaaaattaatgtaagTACTGACTCAACTTTGACCTCATAAATTTGCAACGCCAGAGCTGGAAACACCacctctaccaccatcaccaccgtcaccaccaccaccattgttACCACCATCAGTaccatcaccattaccaccaccaccactaccaccaccatcaccccaaCAATTATGACAATGCCAACAGCatcaacaaagcaaaacaaaacaactctctCTTCCCGAGTGATGGTGGATATGTCTTCATAGATATACATTCATATGATTGAAGCTGTTGATTCAAATGACAGGGCAGTAGAGTGGGTTTGAAATTAAGGTTCCTAGATTTAAATCTTGACTCTTAATTATGTGATATTAATGatcataagcctcagtttcctcatctgcaaagtgaaagGATTGAATTAGATGAGTTCTAAGGTGTTATCCAGCTCTACAATTTGAACCATAAGATCCCTCCTACCTCAAAATCCTAAAGCCCTATGATCATATATGTTTATCTTTCCCTCAGCAGAAAGCACCAGGAATAAATGGCCAGTGGAAACTACACCAGAGTCACTGAGTTTATTTTTGTGGGCTTGAAGTATCATCTGAAGTTGCAGATCAtctttttccttctggttctacTTTTTTATCTCATTAACATGACAGGCAATTTGGGAATGATCATCCTCATACGAGTGGATGCCCACCTTCACACCgccatgtatttttttctcagcCACCTGTCTTTTGTGGACATGAGCTTCTCTTCCACAGTTGCTCCCAAAATGCTTAAAGACATCTTTGAGGAGAGAAAAACCATCTCTTTCCTGGGCTGTGCCTTGCAGCAATGGTTCTTTGGGCTTTTTGTGACCACTGAATGTTTTCTCTTGGCATCCATGGCCTATGACCGCTATGTTGCTATCTGTGATCCACTGCTTTACCCCATTGCAATGTCCCAGAAACGTTGCAACCAGCTGGTGGCTATCTCCTATACTGCTGGGTTCATAAATACCATGATTCACTCCACTTTTGCTTTCCGTCTCCCCTTCTGTGGCCCAAATGTCATCAATCATTTCTTCTGTGacatctttccccttttctccctcataTGTGCTGATACCAGCATCAATGAGTTATTAGTTTTCGCTATTGCTGGAATTGTTGGTGTCTTCAGCGGCCTGACCATCCTTGTCTCCTACATGTACATCCTCACAGCCATCCTGAGGATCCACTCTgcagaaggaagacagaaagccTTATCTACCTGCTCTTCCCATCTCACTGCTGTCACCATCTTATATGGGACGCTTTTCTTCATTTATGTGCGGCCTAACTCAAGTTTCTCCATGGACACCAATAAACTTGTCTCTGTGTTTTATACTTCAGTTACCCCCATGTTGAACCCCCTCATCTATAGCCTAAGGaacaaggaggtcaaagatgCCATTCACAGGACCATTGCTAAAAGGAAGTTTTGTATTAGAACATGAAATTTCTGGAATGGGAAATTGAATATCATAAGATTAACATGACAGACATATAAGAGaggtacaaaattaaaaaaaaaaacaacttatggGGTTCAAGTGTGAGGTTAGGGCATCACTATCAAGAAATGATTCTTGAATGATCATAAAACCACAGAacacagatctggagctggaagagacctcagaggttatctgcACATGTGCAGATACAGATGCTAAAGTCCAGAGAGAGTAAATGctttgcttaaggtcacaaaggtagtaaatggGAGTTTGAGGATTCAAATTTAGATCTTGTGATTCTATGTTCAGAACCGGTGTCACTTGAGTTGAGGTTTCAAGAATATATAGACATTCACCCGACAAATAAGTGGAAAGCAAGACATTCTAGATGTTAGGCATTTTTTGAATaaaagggggtcacaaagtgtgttgggggtgggacCCAGAACAAACCTGAAACAAAGAATGCTTGGAGGAGAGCAATATAAGACGAGCCTGGGAAAGTCGCATGCTTCCAGatagtgaagggccttaaatgcaagataaaaagtttaatttttagtttagtAACACAAGCAAGGGGAAACCAGgcggcacaatgaatagagtgccaggcttggagtcagtagactcatcttcctgagttcaaatctagtctcagacacttaccagctgtgtgaccttgggcaagtcatatgtatatatacacacatatcctgGAAGGGtcatggaagatggattagaattTAGGGGGAATAGGGGCTAGAATGGAAAAAGGAATACCTGTAAGGAGGATATAGTAAAAGTCTAGGTGGGTAGTAATGATTGTAGGGGAATTGAGAAAAGGAACCAAATTTAGGCACGTTGCAGCGGTGGAATCAACCAGAACTGGTCATTGATCAGAGAGGATTTGAGGGAGACATAACTTCATCATTTTAAATGTGGGAGACTAGATGTATTTATGACAAAGTTGGAATTAATACGAGGTGACTGGGACTTTGCTCTAGATTCTGATTGAGGGAATGCAGTCTTCCTGTACTTGGGGATGAACTTTGTCACCTCTCCTCCAAACCCTATCTCAGTGCTAGACCTTACCAGGCCCAAGCTGCTCTTCACCTCACTCAGGTCCTATATTTATATCTCTGGGTGCCTTTTCACTAATGTGGAAAGGTTACAAGCACTACCTTCTCTCTTTTCAGAGTCATATAGCCTAGAAATCCACATAGATTGGGAGGTTTAAGTTCAGCAGCAGCTGTGAGGTCGGCAGCAAAGGCAGATGGTCCCTGGATATAGGCTCCTGCTTCTCCTTCCCATCCATCAAATAGTAATCACAAACCTAGACCTATCCAAGGCACTATGACCTTTGACCTCAGGGAATCTTCCTCTTTTGTGGTTCAGGGGAATGAACACTGGATTTATGGAAAAAGGACCTGAATTTGCTTGCTGGTTCTGACACTTTCTACCTATGTGTCACTAGGCATACATGAttctaaccttttcatttttatgtaactTCATTCCTGAGAATTGGCCCACGTATACCCCAACTCCATTTATCCTGATTAATAATTTTCTCACTTGGCCACTATTTCAGGAAGGTCTCAGTTATTCttcatttcattatttcctccttggccattcttttccaccacaaaaagaccttctataaatgtttttgtatacatgggtccttttccttttcctttgtcctcTTTCGGATTCAGAcccaatagtggtattgctgcctgaaatggtatgcacagttttatagcccttggggcatTGTTCAAAATTCTCCTCTAGAATTGTGGGACTAGTTTAACTCTACCAATAGTGTGTTAGCGtaccagtttttccacatctcaagaatttgtcattttacttttaaccaatctgacaggtatgaggtggtgcctccgaattgttttaatttgcatttctctaatagtgacttagagcattttttttctagtagACACAGATAGCTTTGAATTCATCCTCCAATAACTgcttgtccatatcctttggGCATTTTTTAACTGGGGGATGGCTCTTTAAACAAACGGAACAGCAacctctatatttgagaaatgaggcctttgtcagagaaatttaatgtaaatttattcccggtttcctgttttctttcaaaTTCACTATGTTTTGcgtaaaatcttttttaatttcatgaaataaaaaattatctGTTTACCTCCTGTGATCTTCTCcgtctcttgtttgttcataaactcttcccttatccacagatTTGAAAGAAGCATTTTCCCAGACTCCTCTAATTTAATTATGACATCACCCTTTATATATGAagcatgtacccattttgaccttatcttggtatatggtgtgaaatagCGGTCTATTCCcattttctgccaaattgctttccagttttcccagcagtttttgtcaaaaagtgagttccttgcccccaaagcttggatctttggattatcaaacagtagattactatggcCATTACTATTGTGTATCATGTACctaatttgttccactgatccaccattctatgttttagccagtaccagaacTTTTTGCTGATTATCAtgttgtaatatagtttgaaatctggaaccgCAGCTAgctttcttaacattttttttcattgattcccttgatattcttgacctcttgtttttccagatgcattttgttattatattttctagctctataaaataactattttttttagttggattgatatggcactaaataagtaaagtaataggtagaattgtcagttttattttattggctcagcctacccatgagcaatgaatatttctccaattatttaaatctgtgTTTACTtcagtgaaaagtgttttgtaattgtattcatataattcccTGGGTTTTTCATGACAATTcaattcccaagtattttacattgtctacaattattttaaatggaatttctctttctatatgttGCAGCTGGTTTAGCATattgaaatgttgatgatttatgttggattattttatattctgcaactttgctgacaTTGTTAACTGTTTCAAcactttttagttgattctctatcatcacattatctgcaaagagtgatagttttgtttcctcattgccgacttttattcttccaatttctttttcttctcttattgctatagataagatttttagtacaatattaaataatagtggtgataatggatgtCGTTTCTCCACCTCTGATCTTCCCCAATAGGGAAGGCTTCaggtttatccccattacagttAATGCTTGCTcgtgattttagatagatactatttatcattttatgaaatggtccctttattcctattctttctagtgtctttcataggaatgggtgttgtattttgtcaaaggctttttctccatctattgaaataatcaaatgatttctgttgtttttttttaataatatggtCAACTATGCTAATGTCTTCCTAATACTGAATGAATGCTGTATTCCTGCTATAAATCCTGCTGTATGAGCTCTGTGATATGTACTGTAATCTCCttcctattaatttatttaattttttattcagtaAGGAAACTaatctctagttttctttctctgctgtcACTCCCCCTGGTTTAGGTATcgaaaccatatttgtgtcataaaaggaatttgagaggactccttctttactagtttttcaaaataatttatacagtatTAATCCTAACACTCTAGTAGTAAAGaagaaataggtaaagaaggagtcctccGAAATTCTTTAAGTATTTGGTAGAAATCACTTTTAAATatatctggtcctggggatttttccttAGGGCATTCATTGATGGTTGggccaatttctttttctaagataaaatTGTTAAGGCAttgtgtttcctcttctgttaacctgggcaatttatatttttgtaaatattcatcaattttatttagattgttagatttattggcatacaattgggcaaaataactccaataattgctttaattttatcttcattggaggtgtattcatctttttcatttttaatattagtaatttggtttttttctttcttttttaatcaaattattcaatggtttatctatttcattgttgttgtttttttcataaaacctgatgaccattaattggagaattttTGAACAAGCTGTCATAGaatggtgatggaatactattgtgcaataagaaacgatgagcaggagagtttcagaaaaaacctgggaaagcttatgtgaacttatgcaaagtgaagtgaacagaaagaggagaatattgtatacagtaaatgTAATATGGTAAGGATAATCTagtgtgaaagacttagcttctctgatcaagaaaatgatgcaagacaattccaaaggcccCATGataaaagatgctatccacctttagAAATGGAACTgctgaactctgagtacagattgaagctcacttaaaaaaaaaaacaactttatttttcttgttctgtttcttttttctgtgatttcctttgcaacatagccaatatggaaatgttttctttgACTTCACTTGCATAACTGATATCAAAATTTTAGCCTTCTCAAAGAAGGGGGCagggtgggatggagggagagaatttagatcTCAAAAATCAAAAACAGATGATTGTTAACTATCTTTTACActtaattgtgaaatatttaatgaaataaaatatattacaaataaaataaagcagAACAGAAATGATATTACTGGCACTGCCTCAGAAAATTATGAGGAATAtgtttagcaaaccttaaagtaaatGTGATTGGCAATCAGCATTATTATTCCTGCATAATTCTTAAGTAATTTGAAAACACAATAAGCCTCCTCTGAGAATCTCAGCTCCAATTTTTCAGGAAAGCAACTAATGATGACTGTTTCATTTGAACTTTCTTCATCCCCTGAGACCAGAGATGCCCAGGAGAG
Proteins encoded in this window:
- the LOC118855174 gene encoding olfactory receptor 1009-like, encoding MASGNYTRVTEFIFVGLKYHLKLQIIFFLLVLLFYLINMTGNLGMIILIRVDAHLHTAMYFFLSHLSFVDMSFSSTVAPKMLKDIFEERKTISFLGCALQQWFFGLFVTTECFLLASMAYDRYVAICDPLLYPIAMSQKRCNQLVAISYTAGFINTMIHSTFAFRLPFCGPNVINHFFCDIFPLFSLICADTSINELLVFAIAGIVGVFSGLTILVSYMYILTAILRIHSAEGRQKALSTCSSHLTAVTILYGTLFFIYVRPNSSFSMDTNKLVSVFYTSVTPMLNPLIYSLRNKEVKDAIHRTIAKRKFCIRT